The proteins below are encoded in one region of Limnochorda pilosa:
- a CDS encoding AlbA family DNA-binding domain-containing protein, whose translation MKREQAEQILLSTYDAVKSGLSVEGPKLDLKRQWWKLRGDEDEFAKDLCAIANSPGNADGVIILGLDKSGQAYDAGVETTGLDEADIQSKANAFIEPRLRWELHEFQIEGKRVAVIVIPRSDSRPHVVRRHRDRENCIFIRRGSQTGLAGRRELDEMFGNRSPVAEPKLFIHSFSLPGYPTNTVTLDCILMTGESAVVVSRGSCTIRFRDETEQPIPIIRLYSHDRDVLTDPSDIFPAVFPPNKVIRFELEGGLRWDSLHKGQRSTAGFSLHVSLDRLEGSPLRTSTALK comes from the coding sequence GTGAAGCGCGAGCAAGCCGAACAGATCCTGCTCTCCACTTACGACGCTGTCAAGAGCGGCCTGTCGGTCGAGGGTCCCAAACTCGACCTGAAGCGGCAATGGTGGAAGCTGCGCGGCGACGAGGACGAGTTCGCAAAGGACCTCTGTGCAATAGCTAACTCACCCGGCAACGCCGACGGGGTTATCATCCTCGGCCTTGACAAGAGCGGCCAGGCATATGATGCTGGCGTTGAGACGACTGGTCTCGACGAAGCAGACATCCAGTCCAAGGCAAACGCCTTCATTGAACCTCGTCTGCGCTGGGAACTGCATGAGTTCCAGATTGAGGGAAAACGCGTAGCCGTCATCGTGATCCCCAGGTCCGACTCGCGCCCGCACGTCGTGCGGAGGCACCGTGACCGAGAGAACTGCATCTTCATCAGGCGCGGGTCTCAGACGGGGCTGGCCGGACGGCGTGAACTGGACGAGATGTTCGGCAATCGATCGCCCGTGGCGGAACCAAAGCTCTTCATACACTCGTTCAGCCTGCCCGGGTACCCGACCAACACCGTGACCCTGGATTGCATCCTGATGACCGGGGAGAGTGCCGTCGTGGTCTCCCGCGGTTCTTGCACCATCAGGTTTCGCGACGAAACCGAGCAGCCTATCCCGATCATCAGGCTCTATAGCCACGACAGAGATGTTCTCACCGACCCGAGCGACATCTTCCCAGCTGTCTTTCCCCCGAATAAGGTCATTCGATTCGAGCTGGAGGGCGGGCTGCGGTGGGACTCCTTGCACAAGGGTCAGCGATCCACGGCTGGCTTCTCTCTCCATGTCTCTCTCGACCGGCTAGAGGGTAGCCCACTTCGGACATCCACGGCTCTCAAGTAA
- a CDS encoding DNA methyltransferase, producing MDGWVNKFYLGDNLTILREHVPDESVDLIYLDPPFNSNATYNVLFKEPSGEASQAQITAFEDTWHWGLESERAYREVVTEGPRDLANLLQALRAFLGQNDMMAYLTMMSIRLVELHRVLKPTGSLYLHCDPTASHYIKLLLDAVFGAERFRREIVWRSGWVSGFKSRASNWIRNHDTILYYTRGARFVFNKEAAYQPHPEGYQRRGGGANPRGVALDDVWTDVYSPWIMSFSREKLGYPTQKPEALLERIIQVSSNEGDVVLDPFCGCGTAVAVAERLNRRWIGIDITHLAIALMKHRLHDAFSEELSPYEVLGAPTTVEDARALLDEKDGRFQFEWWALGLIDARPAHDKKKGADTGIDGYINFFDDGSGKAKTIIVQVKSGNVTASQIRDLKGVLEREKAPIGAFITLEAPTKPMVKEAAAAGLYEPPSLPGKRYPRIQILTIEDLLAGHARLEFPRLAEATFQRAKRASKDRPVEQGQLGM from the coding sequence ATGGACGGCTGGGTGAACAAGTTCTACCTGGGCGACAACCTCACGATCCTCCGGGAGCACGTCCCAGACGAGTCCGTGGACCTCATCTACCTCGACCCGCCGTTCAACTCGAACGCCACCTACAACGTGCTCTTCAAGGAGCCATCGGGCGAAGCATCTCAGGCACAAATCACCGCCTTTGAGGACACGTGGCATTGGGGGCTCGAATCCGAGAGGGCCTACCGTGAGGTGGTGACCGAGGGGCCTAGGGACCTGGCCAATCTCCTGCAGGCCCTCAGAGCCTTCCTCGGCCAGAATGATATGATGGCCTACCTCACCATGATGTCCATCCGCCTCGTGGAGCTTCACCGAGTGCTGAAGCCTACAGGGAGCCTTTACCTCCACTGCGACCCGACTGCCAGCCACTACATCAAGCTCCTGCTGGACGCTGTCTTCGGCGCAGAGCGCTTCCGGCGGGAGATCGTCTGGCGAAGCGGTTGGGTAAGCGGTTTCAAGAGTCGCGCCTCGAACTGGATCCGCAACCACGATACCATCCTCTACTACACGCGGGGGGCCCGGTTCGTCTTCAACAAAGAGGCCGCTTATCAGCCCCACCCTGAGGGCTACCAGCGGAGGGGCGGTGGCGCGAACCCGCGGGGCGTGGCCCTGGACGACGTCTGGACCGACGTCTACTCCCCGTGGATCATGAGCTTTAGCAGAGAGAAGCTGGGCTACCCCACCCAAAAGCCCGAGGCTCTCCTAGAGCGTATCATCCAGGTCAGCAGTAACGAGGGCGATGTGGTCCTCGACCCATTCTGCGGTTGCGGCACCGCGGTCGCGGTGGCCGAACGGTTGAACCGTCGCTGGATCGGGATCGACATCACCCACCTTGCCATTGCCTTGATGAAGCACCGACTCCATGACGCGTTCAGCGAGGAGCTGTCACCCTACGAGGTCTTAGGTGCGCCGACCACCGTCGAAGATGCCCGGGCCCTGCTTGACGAGAAGGATGGCCGTTTCCAGTTCGAGTGGTGGGCCCTTGGCCTGATCGACGCCAGGCCAGCGCACGACAAGAAGAAGGGCGCCGACACCGGGATCGATGGTTACATCAACTTCTTTGATGATGGCTCCGGGAAGGCGAAGACCATCATCGTCCAGGTGAAGAGCGGCAACGTCACAGCTTCGCAGATCCGTGACCTGAAGGGTGTGCTCGAGCGAGAGAAGGCCCCGATCGGTGCCTTCATCACCCTTGAAGCGCCGACCAAACCGATGGTGAAGGAGGCAGCAGCAGCAGGTTTGTACGAGCCTCCCTCCTTGCCGGGGAAGCGATACCCGAGGATCCAGATCCTCACTATCGAGGACCTGCTCGCGGGCCACGCGCGGCTCGAGTTCCCTCGTCTTGCCGAGGCAACTTTCCAACGGGCGAAGCGAGCGAGTAAGGACCGGCCGGTCGAGCAGGGGCAGCTCGGGATGTGA
- a CDS encoding sigma-70 family RNA polymerase sigma factor, which translates to MHQTIRPRAVPREEQIHLAALAKQGDEGATVRLIESCAGFVYREAATSYRRLFASQRARLDAQDLAQEGFIGILRALEKYDPSRRSSFLTYAACWVRQGIRRAIHADAEVATHLWTVLGRVAAVLERAGLEPWEADARTVVRLDPTLRLGDVETIWHALVSPLPLDMEVQLEESTSLLAETIPDPHPERLAPVAPEIMVGLAIVEEHPRSNTLLRR; encoded by the coding sequence ATGCACCAGACCATTCGCCCGCGCGCTGTGCCCAGGGAAGAGCAGATCCATCTCGCTGCCCTGGCCAAGCAGGGAGACGAGGGCGCCACCGTCCGGCTCATCGAGTCCTGCGCAGGCTTCGTTTACAGGGAAGCGGCTACGTCGTACCGCCGGCTCTTCGCCTCCCAACGAGCCAGGCTGGATGCACAGGACCTCGCCCAGGAGGGCTTTATCGGCATCCTTCGGGCGCTTGAGAAGTACGACCCCTCCCGCCGCTCGAGCTTCCTCACCTACGCCGCCTGCTGGGTCCGCCAGGGGATCCGACGGGCCATCCACGCCGACGCGGAGGTGGCCACGCACCTCTGGACCGTTCTCGGGCGGGTAGCCGCTGTGCTCGAGCGGGCTGGCCTCGAGCCCTGGGAGGCCGACGCCCGCACGGTGGTGAGGCTCGATCCCACGCTGAGGCTGGGGGACGTGGAGACCATCTGGCACGCCCTCGTCTCGCCCCTCCCGCTCGACATGGAGGTCCAGCTGGAGGAGAGCACCTCCCTCCTCGCCGAGACCATCCCCGACCCCCACCCGGAGAGGCTCGCCCCCGTGGCCCCGGAGATCATGGTGGGCCTGGCGATCGTCGAGGAGCATCCCAGGAGCAACACCCTGCTCCGCAGGTAG